A part of Deinococcus aerius genomic DNA contains:
- a CDS encoding HNH endonuclease yields MARRRPESNWPSPPREPEVCALCERETPVLTEHHLVPKSQGRRQGVKVYELPTVMLCPACHKFLHRTFTNAELAGEFHSLDALLADDRVRRFVAWLRTQPASKAVRVR; encoded by the coding sequence ATGGCCCGCCGCCGCCCCGAATCCAACTGGCCGTCCCCTCCCCGCGAGCCCGAGGTCTGCGCCCTGTGCGAGCGCGAGACGCCCGTGCTCACCGAGCATCACCTCGTGCCGAAGTCGCAGGGACGGCGGCAGGGGGTCAAGGTTTACGAGTTGCCCACGGTGATGCTCTGCCCGGCCTGCCACAAGTTCCTGCACCGCACCTTCACCAACGCGGAGCTGGCGGGCGAGTTCCATAGCCTCGACGCCCTGCTCGCCGACGACCGGGTGCGGCGCTTCGTGGCGTGGTTGAGAACCCAGCCTGCCAGCAAGGCCGTCCGGGTGCGCTGA
- a CDS encoding DUF1517 domain-containing protein, with the protein MPIFSHRSVRSVLALLVTLALILAVLTLLGHAAAQSGGGFGGSTGGGGSSGGGGGSFGGGYSGGGYSGGGYSGGGYSGPIIIGGGGYGGGYYGGGGGGFGILGLIIFGLVIFAVVGFMRRSLGAGGGGARGLGGLGTLNGTAQAVSVQLLLAEGDEVKRDLQRVARSGDPDTNEGLARMLQEAALVVLRHPERWAYGNVERAQGAANSADAQVGAWATEARAAFTEQTTSNYQNRDVNTGFEHRTDYTFQKDVGDLYLAVTIAVAAHTLATLPPAGVTTADEARAALMAISSVNPGDLIRAEVIWSPDAEGEFLSEDEAITKYPKLTKL; encoded by the coding sequence ATGCCGATCTTTTCGCACAGGTCCGTTCGGAGTGTTCTGGCGCTCCTCGTCACGCTGGCGCTTATCCTCGCCGTGCTGACCCTGCTCGGCCACGCCGCCGCGCAGTCGGGGGGGGGCTTCGGCGGCAGCACGGGGGGCGGGGGCTCGTCCGGCGGGGGTGGCGGGAGCTTCGGCGGCGGGTACTCCGGTGGCGGCTACAGCGGCGGTGGCTACTCGGGTGGCGGGTACAGCGGCCCGATCATCATCGGGGGGGGCGGGTACGGCGGGGGCTACTACGGCGGCGGGGGAGGCGGCTTCGGCATCCTGGGGCTCATCATCTTCGGGCTGGTGATCTTCGCGGTGGTCGGCTTCATGCGGCGCAGCCTGGGCGCGGGTGGGGGCGGCGCCCGGGGGCTGGGGGGCCTGGGTACCCTCAACGGCACCGCGCAGGCCGTCAGCGTGCAACTCCTGCTCGCCGAGGGGGACGAGGTCAAGCGCGACCTTCAGCGGGTGGCCCGCTCCGGCGACCCCGACACGAACGAGGGGCTGGCCCGGATGCTCCAGGAGGCCGCGCTGGTGGTGCTGCGCCACCCCGAACGCTGGGCGTACGGCAACGTCGAGCGGGCGCAGGGGGCGGCGAACAGCGCTGACGCCCAAGTGGGCGCCTGGGCCACCGAAGCCCGCGCCGCCTTCACCGAGCAGACCACCAGCAACTACCAGAACCGCGACGTGAACACCGGCTTCGAGCACCGCACCGACTACACCTTCCAGAAGGACGTGGGCGACCTGTACCTCGCCGTGACCATCGCGGTCGCCGCCCACACCCTCGCCACCCTGCCCCCGGCGGGCGTGACCACCGCCGACGAGGCCCGCGCCGCCCTGATGGCGATCAGCTCGGTGAACCCCGGCGACCTGATCCGCGCCGAGGTCATCTGGAGCCCTGATGCCGAGGGCGAATTCCTCAGCGAGGACGAGGCGATCACGAAGTACCCGAAGCTGACGAAGCTGTAA
- the clpS gene encoding ATP-dependent Clp protease adapter ClpS, with amino-acid sequence MTRRDGEGRAGTLERTGTLEQTTTQRPRLYRVLLLNDDYTPMEFVVEVLTRYFRKAEQEARLIMLAVHHKGQGVAGVYTRDVAETKVAQVTAHARREGHPLRLVAEPEANE; translated from the coding sequence ATGACGCGCCGAGACGGCGAAGGCCGCGCGGGAACCCTCGAACGGACGGGGACCCTGGAACAGACGACGACCCAGCGCCCGCGCCTGTACCGGGTGCTGCTGCTCAACGACGATTACACTCCCATGGAATTCGTGGTCGAGGTGCTGACACGCTACTTCCGCAAGGCGGAGCAGGAGGCCCGGCTGATCATGCTGGCCGTCCACCATAAGGGGCAGGGCGTGGCAGGCGTGTACACGCGCGACGTGGCGGAAACGAAGGTCGCGCAGGTCACCGCCCACGCGCGGCGGGAGGGCCATCCGCTGCGGCTGGTGGCGGAACCGGAGGCGAACGAGTGA
- the pgi gene encoding glucose-6-phosphate isomerase, whose amino-acid sequence MSASSRSARPPLTQLPAWQALEAHFGEVRDTHLRDLFASDPNRGERLTAEGAGLYLDYSKNRVTDETLRLLLALAREAGVEERRDAMFAGERINVTENRAVLHTALRAPRGATVNVDGENVVPGVQEVLDRMSAFAEQVRNRTWLGATGKPIRNVVNIGIGGSDLGPVMAYEALKHYADRGLTVRFVSNVDGTDLVEKTRDLDPQETLFIVSSKTFTTQETMANARSARAWLLAGLGNADEGTAIARHFVAVSTNAAEVEKFGIDTANMFGFRDWVGGRYSVDSAIGLSLMVAIGPEGFRDFLAGFHEMDEHFRSTPLEQNLPVLLGVLGVWYRNFFGAQTHAVLPYDQYLAYFPAYLQQLDMESNGKHVTLDGQAVDYDTGPVVWGQPGTNGQHAFYQLIHQGTTLIPCDFLGFCQTLNPLPPHHDLLMANVFAQTEALAFGKTEEQVLAEGVAADLAPHREFEGNRPTNTILADRLTPRTLGALIALYEHKVFVQGAIWNINSFDQWGVELGKVLAGKIVPELQAEGEPKLAHDSSTNALIRRYRARRG is encoded by the coding sequence ATGAGCGCCTCCTCCCGTTCGGCACGGCCCCCGCTGACGCAGCTTCCCGCCTGGCAGGCGCTGGAGGCGCATTTCGGTGAAGTGCGGGATACCCACCTGCGCGACCTGTTCGCCTCGGACCCGAACCGGGGGGAGCGCCTGACCGCCGAGGGGGCGGGCCTGTACCTCGACTACTCCAAGAACCGGGTGACGGACGAGACGCTGCGGCTGCTCCTGGCGTTGGCGCGCGAGGCGGGGGTGGAAGAGCGGCGGGACGCGATGTTCGCGGGCGAGCGCATCAACGTGACCGAGAACCGCGCGGTGCTGCACACGGCCCTGCGCGCTCCCCGTGGGGCGACAGTGAACGTGGACGGCGAGAATGTCGTGCCGGGAGTGCAGGAGGTCCTGGACCGCATGAGCGCCTTCGCCGAGCAGGTCAGGAACAGGACCTGGCTTGGCGCGACCGGGAAGCCGATCCGCAACGTCGTCAACATCGGCATCGGCGGCTCGGACCTCGGCCCCGTCATGGCGTACGAGGCACTCAAGCACTACGCGGACCGGGGCCTCACCGTGCGCTTCGTGTCCAACGTGGACGGCACCGACCTGGTGGAGAAGACGCGCGATCTCGATCCACAGGAAACCCTCTTCATCGTCTCCAGCAAGACCTTCACCACCCAGGAGACGATGGCGAACGCCCGCAGTGCCCGCGCGTGGCTGCTTGCCGGGCTGGGAAATGCCGACGAGGGGACAGCCATCGCCCGCCACTTCGTCGCCGTGAGCACGAACGCCGCCGAGGTAGAAAAGTTCGGCATCGACACCGCCAATATGTTCGGTTTCCGCGACTGGGTGGGGGGCCGCTACTCGGTAGACAGCGCCATCGGCCTCTCGCTGATGGTCGCCATCGGGCCGGAGGGCTTCCGGGACTTCCTGGCGGGCTTCCACGAGATGGACGAGCATTTCCGCAGCACCCCTCTTGAGCAGAACCTTCCCGTCCTGCTGGGCGTGCTGGGCGTGTGGTATCGCAACTTCTTCGGGGCGCAGACGCACGCCGTCTTGCCCTACGACCAGTACCTCGCCTACTTCCCCGCCTACCTCCAGCAACTCGACATGGAGAGCAACGGCAAGCATGTCACTCTGGACGGCCAGGCGGTGGATTACGACACCGGCCCGGTCGTCTGGGGCCAGCCGGGCACGAACGGGCAGCACGCCTTCTACCAGCTCATCCACCAGGGGACCACGCTGATTCCCTGCGATTTCCTGGGCTTCTGCCAGACGCTCAACCCGCTGCCGCCCCACCACGACCTGTTGATGGCAAACGTGTTCGCGCAGACCGAGGCGCTCGCGTTCGGCAAAACGGAGGAGCAGGTGCTCGCGGAAGGCGTAGCCGCCGACCTCGCCCCTCACCGCGAGTTCGAGGGGAATCGGCCGACGAACACGATCCTGGCCGACCGCCTGACGCCGCGCACGCTCGGCGCCCTGATCGCCCTGTACGAGCACAAGGTCTTCGTTCAGGGGGCGATCTGGAACATCAATTCCTTCGACCAGTGGGGGGTGGAACTCGGCAAGGTCCTGGCCGGGAAGATCGTGCCCGAGCTTCAGGCGGAGGGGGAGCCGAAGTTGGCACACGACTCCAGCACGAACGCGCTGATCCGGCGCTACCGGGCGCGGCGGGGGTAG